The genomic region TGTTTTTGCTCtgtgattatttaattttttttaattcaataattcacaCATTTGTAGTGTCTTTCCTCCCTGGCTCTCTGTCTATTCattatttgtaattaatgacaaTTCAATCGATAAGATATACCTTGATGGAGAATAGATATGCATATATACATTTTGACTACCGTCAACCGGCTTTGTGCCGGCTTCTGTTCTGTTCTGTTCCATGTTCTAATGTGCGTGTGCGCTGACTCACACATTGGTGTGTATAgtatggattaaaaaaaatcccccgtAGTTTGCCTGGGTGGGGTCGAAACCCGGGGGTTGAGACCGAAATGCTGTGGCCTTGGCTCCATTGACTACCAATGAACCAGCCACCATCCACACTATGGGCTATAGCAATTAGAATAAtactattttaaataatatttagaCGATCTCAACCCCCTGAAATCCTATGCTCCAATAAATGCACAGTATAATTACCCCAAAATGTCGCATGTCAACGCCCATACATTTTTCTCCCCATAGATTTTGCCATTTTTGTTACAAATCTCATGTGAAATTTGAtgtttcatcaaattaattttaggtTTGAAGGATAGAAATGTGTGGACATAAGTAACCATCATATATGACCCACTAACCCATGGTAAACACGCCTGTCATTACCGTCATTTCTGATGAGAATGGAATGAAAACTTTGTGGAGGAGAAACAATTAAAGTGGCGTCATTGTACCTGCACTGTGCattgaaattctatttttaacaaaatttataaGATTCAATCCAATATCGATAATTGATTTTCTgtcatgtaaaaaaattgaaaatatactgAGCAGTGTTTTGTGTCAGATGAAAAAGATCAAATGTACAATTGAGAGTGCAATGATAGCATGATAAAACTGGACAACTGGATGAGCAAGTTGAACAATCTATTTTATACTGCTATAAATTTAATCTTGAGGCTGATAGAAGTGCGTAACGGTTATATGGGTTTGCGGGATCCTTGGAGGAACGAACAGTCACTCTCTACCCGTGaacgatatttattttttttcgccaaTTTCGCAAGGATGTTCCGGAAAGTGGTTTTTCAGTAACAGATTAGCATTCtgtattatcattaattatgatCAAATTTAGCGAGGAACCGATAAAAAGATGAAGTTCCTTTTAGCCATTGGccattttgttaaaaaatcttgaaatctAAGCAAGATAACGGTATTTTTTTCGGGATCTTTTTTGCAGCCCTCAATGCGGTGCATAAAAAAGGTCTTTATGAAAACTTCGTTATCTTCAATggatttcgatttttattcctcGAAAACTCTGATAAGAATTGGAACAACTGGAATCGTTTTGCCACCTCGTTACTGACTTGTCGATACgagtaaaaatattccatctACAGGATCGTAACTAAATCTTATAGGAAATAATTTAGTTGGCTGACTTTTCACGTTGATAAGCATCACGGACATGGATGTGGTACAGAATTCACTTGACACAAtttcgaattattatttttttgatttattgCTTGAGGTGCAAAAGTCGCTCATAGCACCGGGGAAACTCTTATGAAGATTCTCACATGCTATGGTACAGGTTTCAGagtcaaataaaattataattttttaattttttcattcgtagattttttttgtcattaagTAGTCCGAcgcaaattcaattgaaacaaaaatacgCATAACAGTAGGGAGAATAGAGAAAACAATTTGCGAGAGAACAGGTAAATCCGTATCAGAACAAGTAAGCAAGTGTATGTATTTCTATACGAACCTCCATCTATTCTTCATCAATGGGATTTCAGACATAGTATTGCCagtagaaaattttgaattattaataatgtcATTTTGATGACTGTAAAGGCGAGCCCCGAGATTGAAAACGAACAGAACAATGCAGAGCAACGGAGCGGAAGGTATTGGCGAAAATGGAGTGGATAAGAGTGGATGGACGGTAAATCAATAGTTTATTTCCTCATCATCGTCTCGGCTcttcaaatattatttactacaattttatttatcattcagGTTGGGCTTATAAATGGCAAGTTCAAATATTTAACTGCCGAAACGTTTGGTTTTAAAATAAATGCAAACGGCTCGagtttgaagaaaaaacagCTTTGGACCCTCGAGGGCAGTGAACATCAAGTTTTCCTTCGATCTCACCTGGATCGTTACCTCGCTGTTGATCAATTTGGTAACGTTACATGCGAGGCCGAAGAACCAGCCGATCTTGGCTGTGCTTTTCAGATTCAGCTTGCTTCGGATGGTGAGGATTCGACGTAATGTGATAACGAGAGGAGAAAGAATACaaattgtattgaaaaataatattaattattgcaGGGAGTGGTAGATGggctttgaaaaatatacagCGCGGATATTTCTTGGGCTCTAGCCAAGATGAGCTCAAGTGTACAGCTAAGGCGCCTGGAGAGGCTGAATACTGGCTTGTGCACCTTGCTGCTAGACCTCAGGtactttatatttaatatcACTGGAAAAACAGGCCGCGCAATTCCAGTCTCGTTAACTTTCGTTAACTTTAAATACCTTTAAAAATATGCGTTACTGCAGGTGAATCTTCGATCAGCTGGTCGGAAACGTTTCGCTCATTTAAGCGCAACTCAGGACGAAATTCATGTAGATGCGCCTGTACCCTGGGGAGAGGACACGCTCTTTACACTCGAATTCCGTCCAGCAGCAAACGCGGACAATGACACGGTTGGGCATGGTAAATCTGAAGGAGGTCATTACGCTCTTCACACTTGCAATAACAAGTATCTTGCCCGCGATGGAAAGCTATTCGATAGTTGTACTCGAGAATGTCTCTATGCGGCAGAATTTCATGCTGGATTATTGGCTTTGAGGTAAATTGTTTACTCTGAAAAACTTGATCGTGtcataatgatatttttttttgtccaatTAGGGACATTCACGGAGCTTATTTGGCACCAATTGGTAGCAAGGCTGTTTTAAAATCAAGATCGACCACGGTGACACGGGACGAACTTTTCTCATTGGAGGAATCTTTGCCACAGGCGTCATTCGTTGCTGCACTCAATCAACGTTACGTGTCTGTTAAACAAGGTGAGCAATTATTACAGAAAAAggctgattaaaaaaatgtcgcatatataaaagaatattttttttttattatcaaaccATTTTATGTCAAACGCGTGTCGTgacggatttttaaaaatttcatacgGCTATCCCTGCTTTTAACTTAGGTCGAATGTACCTGTTGATTATTTATACTAGTGCGTGAGATCTTATCATCCTGAAAGGACGTCGTTTCGTATGAGTTACTAGTCTCTTGATTCAACCATTGCGCGGTTATCAAGGCAAGGCAAGGCAAGACAATTATTCATAGTCGAAATCCAATCAAATGGTTCCTActctttcaattttcctctaGGCATTTTGTTGGTTCAAACAAGACTTGCTTGACAACTTATTCATACCTCTCTCAGTAAAGGAAATGAGCAAAGTCAGGCTAGGCAGTCCCCTGCTTTGTAACATGATAGTACATATTCACCACCGGAACTTGCCTTACCCAAGCTGATTATCAATTCATGAGTCAACTCTGCTGGCACACGCATGCCATATTAATAACTGCTTGGGATATATCAAATGTTTAGTCTATAATAAAGAAATATCGAATTTTGTCAcgaggaaataattaattaaaatttttaggtGTCGATGTAACAGCTAATCAGGATGAGATATCAGGTCACGAGACATTCCAATTGGAATTTGATCGTGTTACAAAACGGTGGTATGTTAGAACAATGCAAGATCGTTACTGGAGTTTAGAGGCTGGTGGTGGAATACAAGCTTCTGATCATAAACGCTCATCGAATGCCCTATTCGATCTTGTCTGGCAGCCAGACGATGGAACTGTGGCATTACGTGCAAATAATGGCAAATTTCTTGCTACTAAACGCTCTGGACATCTGTATGCCAATGCTGACTCACCCGCCTCCGGGGACTCTGATGCATCGAAATACTACTTTTATCTCATGAATCGACCGATTCTCGTTCTACGCTGTGAGCAGGGATTTGTGGGACCAAAAAGTGCTGCAAGTCCAAAACTTGAGTGCAATAAAGCTGGATATGAAACTATCCGTGTCGAGCGCTGTGAACGTGGCATTGTTCGTTTTAAGGGTGTGTTCCGTCAACATTTTTATCTCTTTTCCTTGAGATTTATTGAGGGGGGAGAGGGCTAATCCTTCGGTTAAAGGGAAATGCAATTCCTGTGTCCGTATGATCTCTCTATCTGACAAAGGCCTTCCGTTTCTCCTCAAGGAAAATAACGCTATCAAATTTCACTCTGGTCTTCTGGGAAATAAATAGGAAACGGATTTATTTGACATTTAATTTTAGGTCAAAACGGAAATTATTGGCACGCTGACAACGAAGGTGTTACCGTAGATGCTGAGCAACCGTCAGTTGGATTTTACTTAGAACTTCGTGAACCTTCTCGCATATGCATCAAATGTACCGATGGGCGATACCTGTGCGCTGGTAAAAATGGAGCTCTTCGCTTGGGTGAAACTGCTTATGAATCTGCTACAAAATGGGAATTCTAAAGCCCCTGGATATATAttccaaatgatttttcttcaaagCCTCTTCTTTTGCGGCATATAGTACTATATGAGAGGACgggggaaaataataaatgtagGAATGAAGCATAATTTTTTCGCTACTAGCACTGAATATGAATAGTACTTTGAGTAAGATACTTACTATTTGTTCTTCGAAGGAGCTTGTATACCCTCAATGAGTGTCGCGTAGATTATAAAATCAGTCTCAATCTTGTAATCTGATTATCATGTCCAGTGATACGGGCTTGTAAGCTTTTATGAATTTCCAATCGTAAAATTGTGCATTAGAAAATGGACATTCAGTGACTTTCCAGTAGAATTAGTAAAAACTGGACGTGTGTGAGACCAACAATAGGGGACAATAGTCAGATTAGACGATTAAACGAAATTTGTACTCAGAAATGAATTCATTCCAATTTGATTCCCcttgtgatttttcatttttatacgACTGTACACTTTTATaccaaaatcatgaaatttacatgaaaatttttactataaaataaagaacaaactaatgataaaaaaatttttatatttctaacaATAGATTGAACATGTCCTTGTTCATTATTATCATGACACTGAATGAATATTTCTAAGGCAGGAACAATTATCATCCCATTGTTGTGACTAAATATTGAGTCATCTATCACCAAATATGTGCATATATGTTCATAAgcataaatacaattttcaagcTTATTTAAATACATAATTTTCGCTTCTATATTTtacgtttaaaaaatattatcagaaAAATACATTGTAAATCAATATacataatgaaatttaaaaatttttctcactttttgagtttttgtaaatattttttcattattacagTAGCGTCTGGGTGATAGGAGGGTTTGACAGATCATCGACGATAAACAATTCAAttggaaagagaaaaaaatatacacaGTTGACAAAATAGAACAGAAAATGCGTCTGCCAACTAATTGAGGGGCAATTACTCTTCGTTATACTCTGCCACTTATTAAGTTCCCTTT from Diachasmimorpha longicaudata isolate KC_UGA_2023 chromosome 1, iyDiaLong2, whole genome shotgun sequence harbors:
- the LOC135160291 gene encoding protein singed, with protein sequence MQSNGAEGIGENGVDKSGWTVGLINGKFKYLTAETFGFKINANGSSLKKKQLWTLEGSEHQVFLRSHLDRYLAVDQFGNVTCEAEEPADLGCAFQIQLASDGSGRWALKNIQRGYFLGSSQDELKCTAKAPGEAEYWLVHLAARPQVNLRSAGRKRFAHLSATQDEIHVDAPVPWGEDTLFTLEFRPAANADNDTVGHGKSEGGHYALHTCNNKYLARDGKLFDSCTRECLYAAEFHAGLLALRDIHGAYLAPIGSKAVLKSRSTTVTRDELFSLEESLPQASFVAALNQRYVSVKQGVDVTANQDEISGHETFQLEFDRVTKRWYVRTMQDRYWSLEAGGGIQASDHKRSSNALFDLVWQPDDGTVALRANNGKFLATKRSGHLYANADSPASGDSDASKYYFYLMNRPILVLRCEQGFVGPKSAASPKLECNKAGYETIRVERCERGIVRFKGQNGNYWHADNEGVTVDAEQPSVGFYLELREPSRICIKCTDGRYLCAGKNGALRLGETAYESATKWEF